One Tolypothrix bouteillei VB521301 DNA window includes the following coding sequences:
- the glgX gene encoding glycogen debranching protein GlgX, whose protein sequence is MYLALWPGNVYPLGATWDGKGTNFALFSENATGVELCLFDRDDRETRLTLTEVSNFVWHGYVPGVGPGQRYGYRVHGPYAPQEGHRFNPNKLLIDPYTKALDGDVGNGPEIFGYSWDSEEADLSFSDLDSAPLMPKSVVVDQTFDWEGDQLLRTPWHETVIYETHVRGFTKRHPDIPEEMRGTYAGLGHPAAIEHLLRLGITAVELMPVHHFLSHPGHLVGKGLKNYWGYDSVNYFAPYAGYSASGTLGEQVTEFKEMVKALHRAGIEVILDVVYNHTGEGNHLGPTLTLRGIDNAIYYRLVENDPRYYMDYTGCGNSLYVRQPQVLKLIMDSLRYWVLEMHVDGFRFDLASALARELYEVNSLAAFFDIIHQDPILAGVKLIAEPWDLGTGGYQVGQFPVLWSEWNGRYRDTVRDFWRGIDESLGQFAYCFTGSPDLYALNGRRPNASVNFITAHDGFTLNDLVSYNDKHNEENGEGNCDGESHNRSWNCGYEGETEDIEVLQLRERLRRNFLATLMLSQGIPMLLGGDEMGRTQKGNNNAYCQDNEISWFDWDLPQGNEDLVNFARELVYFRKQHPVFRRRKWFQGRPIYGKGISDIEWFNPDGSEMTQEQWDIGYAKSIAVYLDGNQLPSVGPKGERISDDSFLLFFNAHYETIEFTLPHAMQHREWLVAIDTKEPRFVQEERRYTGNQAVPVVARSMVVLRRLG, encoded by the coding sequence ATGTACTTAGCACTCTGGCCCGGAAATGTTTATCCCTTAGGAGCAACTTGGGATGGGAAAGGCACAAATTTCGCCTTATTTTCAGAAAATGCAACAGGCGTTGAACTTTGTCTGTTTGATAGAGACGATCGAGAGACCCGCCTGACTTTAACGGAAGTCAGTAACTTCGTTTGGCACGGTTATGTACCGGGAGTAGGACCGGGACAAAGATATGGATATAGAGTGCATGGTCCCTACGCGCCACAGGAAGGACACCGCTTCAATCCTAACAAATTACTGATCGATCCCTATACAAAAGCTCTAGATGGTGATGTTGGCAATGGTCCAGAGATATTTGGTTACTCTTGGGACTCTGAAGAAGCAGACCTTTCGTTTTCAGATTTGGATAGCGCCCCTTTAATGCCAAAGTCTGTTGTTGTAGATCAAACTTTTGACTGGGAAGGCGATCAACTCTTGCGAACTCCTTGGCACGAAACTGTCATTTATGAAACCCATGTCAGGGGTTTTACCAAGCGCCATCCAGATATTCCAGAAGAAATGCGCGGTACTTATGCTGGTTTGGGTCATCCTGCTGCGATCGAGCATCTCCTCAGACTTGGGATTACAGCAGTCGAGCTCATGCCCGTGCATCACTTTCTATCACATCCCGGACATTTGGTGGGTAAAGGGCTAAAAAATTACTGGGGTTACGACTCCGTCAACTATTTTGCTCCTTATGCTGGCTACAGTGCTAGTGGAACTTTGGGAGAGCAAGTCACTGAGTTTAAGGAGATGGTCAAAGCACTGCATCGTGCAGGAATAGAAGTAATTTTAGATGTCGTCTACAACCATACAGGAGAAGGAAATCATTTAGGTCCCACACTCACACTACGGGGTATTGACAATGCCATCTATTATCGACTTGTAGAGAACGATCCGCGCTATTACATGGACTACACGGGTTGCGGAAATTCTCTCTACGTGCGACAACCGCAAGTCCTAAAACTCATTATGGATAGCTTGCGGTATTGGGTTTTGGAAATGCATGTAGATGGCTTCCGCTTTGACTTAGCTTCCGCTTTAGCACGAGAGTTGTACGAAGTCAACAGTCTGGCAGCTTTCTTTGATATCATTCATCAAGATCCCATATTAGCTGGTGTAAAGCTGATTGCTGAACCTTGGGATCTGGGAACAGGTGGTTATCAAGTTGGTCAATTCCCAGTTTTATGGTCTGAGTGGAATGGCAGATATCGCGACACAGTACGAGATTTTTGGCGCGGAATTGATGAAAGTTTAGGGCAATTTGCTTACTGTTTCACGGGTAGCCCGGACCTGTATGCACTGAACGGACGGCGACCCAATGCAAGTGTTAACTTTATTACAGCACACGATGGCTTTACCTTAAACGATCTTGTTAGCTATAACGACAAACATAACGAAGAGAATGGAGAGGGTAACTGTGATGGCGAAAGCCACAACCGTTCTTGGAACTGCGGGTATGAGGGTGAAACAGAAGACATAGAAGTGTTGCAATTGCGAGAACGTTTGAGACGAAACTTCTTAGCAACACTGATGCTGTCCCAAGGTATCCCAATGTTACTTGGGGGAGATGAAATGGGACGTACTCAAAAAGGCAATAACAATGCTTACTGCCAAGACAATGAGATTTCTTGGTTTGATTGGGATTTACCTCAAGGAAATGAGGATTTAGTTAATTTCGCCCGCGAACTTGTCTACTTCCGCAAACAACACCCAGTGTTTCGACGCCGTAAATGGTTTCAAGGCAGACCAATTTACGGAAAGGGTATTAGCGATATTGAGTGGTTCAACCCTGATGGCAGTGAAATGACTCAAGAACAATGGGATATTGGTTATGCCAAGTCAATTGCTGTGTACTTAGATGGCAACCAATTGCCCAGTGTTGGTCCTAAAGGAGAACGCATCAGCGATGATAGTTTTCTCCTGTTCTTTAACGCTCATTATGAAACCATTGAATTCACCCTACCACATGCGATGCAGCATAGGGAATGGTTAGTTGCGATCGATACAAAAGAACCTCGTTTCGTTCAAGAAGAAAGGCGTTATACGGGTAACCAAGCTGTTCCTGTTGTAGCGCGGTCAATGGTAGTACTACGTCGTTTAGGTTAG
- the treZ gene encoding malto-oligosyltrehalose trehalohydrolase, translating to MKIGAHYLGDSRCEFRVWAPNAETVAVKIVSPQERILPMQQQEGGYWQLTAADVDPGTQYFYQLNNGESRPDPASNYQPSGVHTASQVIDHNFTWNDSGWSGIPLENLIIYELHVGTFTQEGTFEAIIPRLKDLKELGVNAIEIMPIAQFPGDKPTDDGCAYRNWGYDGVYPFAVQTSYGDPEALKRLVDASHQQGVAVVLDVVYNHFGPEGNYMSHFGPYFTHAYRTPWGDAMNFDDGHSHNVRNYFIQNALYWLRDYHIDILRLDAVHAIYDLGAKHFLEELAENVAALSTQQNRKLYLIAESDLNDPRVVRPVENGGYGLDAQWSDDFHHALHALLTGEKTGYYEDFGKCEHLAKAYRDTFVYDWKYSPHRKRFHGNSVRDRSPNQFVVCIQNHDQVGNRMLGERLSHLVSFEALKLAAGALLLSPNIPLLFMGEEYGEEAPFLYFVSHSDPDLIRAVRQGRKQEFAAFHAEGEPPDPESSETFLKCKLNWEKRKEGKHQALWSLHQHLIQLRNTIPALVERERQNMEVDFLEDKKVIWWRRWSQNNQILCLMNFNQSDINLGSAMLGDGWKKILDSADEKWQGSGSQLPEELSNGKQLVLRPQSFAVYQLS from the coding sequence ATGAAAATTGGCGCTCATTACTTGGGTGACAGTCGTTGTGAATTTAGAGTTTGGGCACCGAATGCAGAAACTGTAGCGGTAAAAATTGTCTCACCTCAAGAACGCATACTTCCCATGCAACAACAGGAAGGAGGCTACTGGCAGTTGACTGCTGCGGATGTTGACCCCGGCACGCAATACTTCTATCAATTAAATAACGGTGAAAGCAGACCCGATCCCGCGTCAAATTACCAGCCTTCGGGCGTACATACAGCTTCACAAGTTATTGACCATAACTTTACTTGGAATGACAGCGGTTGGTCTGGTATTCCTTTAGAAAATTTGATTATTTATGAGTTGCACGTTGGAACTTTCACCCAAGAAGGAACCTTTGAAGCAATTATTCCCCGACTCAAGGATTTAAAAGAGCTAGGGGTCAATGCAATTGAAATCATGCCCATCGCACAATTTCCCGGTGACAAACCCACAGATGATGGTTGTGCTTATCGAAACTGGGGCTATGATGGCGTTTATCCATTTGCGGTACAAACCTCTTATGGCGATCCGGAAGCATTGAAGCGATTGGTAGATGCTAGCCACCAACAGGGAGTGGCAGTGGTACTTGATGTGGTTTACAACCACTTCGGACCGGAAGGCAATTACATGAGTCACTTCGGTCCTTACTTTACCCATGCCTACCGCACCCCTTGGGGCGATGCCATGAATTTTGATGACGGTCACAGCCATAACGTGCGGAACTATTTTATTCAAAATGCCTTATACTGGCTGCGAGACTATCACATTGATATCTTGCGTTTAGATGCCGTTCATGCCATTTACGATTTAGGTGCCAAACATTTTTTAGAAGAACTGGCAGAAAATGTTGCTGCTCTTTCAACACAACAAAACCGAAAACTTTATCTGATTGCAGAAAGCGATTTAAACGATCCTCGAGTTGTTCGTCCTGTGGAAAACGGCGGATACGGACTGGACGCACAATGGAGCGATGACTTCCACCATGCCTTACACGCCTTACTAACAGGCGAAAAAACTGGATATTACGAAGATTTTGGCAAGTGCGAGCACTTGGCAAAAGCTTATCGAGATACTTTTGTGTATGACTGGAAGTACTCGCCCCATCGGAAACGCTTTCATGGTAATTCTGTACGCGATCGCTCTCCCAATCAATTTGTCGTTTGCATTCAAAATCACGACCAAGTCGGGAATAGAATGTTAGGTGAACGACTGTCCCATCTTGTCTCATTTGAAGCTTTGAAATTAGCAGCTGGTGCTCTTTTACTCTCGCCAAACATTCCCCTTTTATTTATGGGTGAAGAGTATGGAGAAGAAGCACCTTTTCTCTACTTTGTCAGTCACTCCGATCCCGATTTAATTAGAGCAGTCAGACAGGGGCGGAAACAAGAGTTTGCTGCTTTTCACGCTGAAGGCGAACCACCCGATCCAGAATCTTCTGAAACATTCCTTAAGTGCAAGCTAAATTGGGAAAAACGCAAAGAGGGAAAACATCAAGCTCTCTGGTCATTGCACCAACACCTCATTCAATTGCGAAATACAATTCCAGCTTTAGTAGAGCGAGAACGTCAAAATATGGAAGTTGACTTTCTTGAAGATAAAAAAGTGATTTGGTGGAGAAGATGGAGCCAGAACAATCAAATACTTTGCTTGATGAACTTTAATCAAAGCGATATTAACCTTGGCTCCGCCATGCTAGGAGATGGTTGGAAAAAGATTTTAGATTCTGCCGATGAAAAGTGGCAAGGTTCTGGCTCCCAACTACCAGAAGAACTTAGTAATGGCAAACAATTGGTTCTGCGCCCGCAAAGTTTTGCAGTTTATCAACTTTCTTAA
- the treY gene encoding malto-oligosyltrehalose synthase, whose product MRIPTVTYRIQFNSAFGFDSAKAITKYIADLGISDLYASPIFKARAGSGHGYDVVDPTQLNPELGTEEAFEALVKELQQHNMGWLQDIVPNHMAYDSQNQYLMNILENGPDSTYVDYFDIAWNSPFASSNEPILAPLLGNFFATSLENGEIQLKYEESGLNVNYYSLKLPLKLESYAKFLTQNLGKLAKNLGRNHPAFVRLLGILYIVKNIPSEVTAQQRRDQAAFVKGLLWELYSDNEEVRIFIDENLQLFNGEPGKPESFNLLESLLSEQFFRLTYWKVGAEEMNYRRFFTVNELISMRVEDFKVFKNTHDLICKLVHEGKFTGLRIDHIDGLYDPKQYLDRLREKTGDTYITVEKILQQGEDLPSNWSVQGTSGYDYLNYLNGIFCQSESEEKFTQIYSEFTGIKTEYEQIIPDKKHLIIERNLAGDIDNLAFLLKTIAGNYRYGSDFTINGLKRALAEVLSRFPIYRTYIDREGISDIDRSYIQQVIDATKPHTPFLHNELNFIEKLLLLEYDDFLTQTEKDQWLYFVMRVQQYTGPLMAKGVEDTALYVYNRFLSLNEVGGEPGHFGISLSEFNEFNQKRQARWPHAMSTTSTHDTKRGEDVRARLNVLSEIPEEWQQQVRTWSEINRSHKKTVKRFAMPDKNDEYLFYQTLVGAFPFFEREYGDCVERVKDYVLKAIREAKVYTAWLRQNSAYEDAFVDFVKSVLELSENNSFLKEFTPFQQRVAFYGIFNSLSQVLLKITSPGIPDFYQGTELWDFSLVDPDNRRPVDFEIRQSYLKTIQEQTKTDVLKLIEQLLSTKEDARIKLFLIVQALKARTENIDVFNAGNYLPLEVSGKFQEHIVAFARSQGHKTIITIAPRFFTRLIQPGEYPLGQQIWQDTSLKLPSGTPSTWKDAITGQTVQASDTVLVGETLKHFPVALLVSQS is encoded by the coding sequence ATGAGAATTCCAACAGTCACTTATCGTATCCAATTTAATTCTGCTTTTGGTTTTGACTCAGCAAAGGCAATTACTAAATACATAGCCGATTTAGGAATCTCCGATCTTTATGCTTCTCCTATTTTTAAAGCAAGAGCGGGAAGCGGTCATGGATATGACGTTGTAGATCCGACTCAACTTAACCCAGAATTAGGAACAGAGGAAGCTTTTGAAGCCCTAGTCAAGGAATTACAACAACATAACATGGGTTGGTTGCAGGATATTGTTCCCAATCATATGGCTTATGACAGCCAAAATCAGTATTTGATGAATATTCTGGAAAACGGCCCTGATTCAACTTATGTTGATTACTTTGATATTGCCTGGAATTCTCCTTTTGCAAGTAGTAACGAACCTATCTTGGCTCCATTGCTAGGTAACTTTTTTGCCACTAGTTTGGAGAACGGTGAAATTCAGTTGAAATATGAAGAAAGCGGGTTAAATGTTAATTATTACAGTTTAAAACTCCCCCTCAAACTTGAATCTTATGCAAAATTTCTAACTCAAAATTTAGGAAAATTGGCAAAAAATTTGGGAAGAAACCATCCTGCCTTTGTAAGATTGCTTGGCATACTCTACATAGTAAAAAATATTCCTTCAGAGGTAACAGCACAGCAAAGACGAGATCAAGCCGCTTTTGTGAAAGGGCTGCTTTGGGAACTTTATTCAGATAATGAAGAAGTTAGAATATTTATTGACGAAAATCTACAACTTTTTAATGGCGAACCAGGAAAGCCAGAAAGTTTTAATCTTTTAGAAAGTTTACTTTCAGAGCAGTTTTTCCGCCTTACTTATTGGAAAGTTGGCGCTGAAGAAATGAATTACAGAAGATTTTTTACAGTCAATGAACTGATATCCATGAGAGTGGAAGATTTCAAAGTCTTTAAAAATACCCACGATTTAATTTGCAAGCTAGTGCATGAAGGTAAGTTTACTGGTTTGCGAATAGACCATATTGATGGTTTGTACGATCCAAAGCAATATTTGGATAGGTTAAGAGAAAAAACAGGTGATACATACATCACTGTGGAAAAGATTTTACAACAAGGAGAAGATTTACCGAGTAACTGGTCAGTGCAAGGAACCTCTGGCTATGATTACTTAAATTATCTCAATGGAATTTTCTGCCAGAGTGAAAGTGAAGAGAAATTTACTCAAATTTACTCTGAATTTACAGGCATTAAAACTGAATACGAGCAAATTATTCCAGATAAAAAGCATCTCATCATAGAGAGAAACTTAGCGGGTGATATTGATAACCTGGCTTTTCTCCTAAAAACGATCGCAGGTAATTACCGTTATGGTAGTGACTTTACAATCAATGGTTTAAAACGAGCACTTGCAGAAGTTTTATCTCGTTTTCCCATTTATCGGACTTATATCGATCGAGAAGGAATTTCAGACATCGATCGCTCCTATATACAACAAGTGATTGACGCTACCAAACCACATACACCCTTCTTACATAATGAATTAAACTTTATTGAGAAATTACTGTTGCTGGAATATGACGATTTTCTCACCCAAACAGAGAAAGACCAGTGGCTCTACTTTGTTATGAGAGTGCAACAGTATACAGGACCGTTGATGGCAAAAGGTGTTGAAGATACCGCTTTGTACGTCTACAATCGCTTTCTGTCCCTCAATGAAGTTGGTGGTGAGCCCGGTCATTTTGGCATCAGTCTTTCAGAATTTAATGAATTTAATCAGAAACGACAAGCTCGTTGGCCCCATGCAATGAGTACTACCTCAACCCACGATACCAAGCGGGGTGAAGATGTGAGAGCTAGGCTCAATGTCCTCTCAGAAATTCCAGAGGAATGGCAACAACAAGTGCGTACTTGGAGTGAAATCAATCGTTCGCATAAGAAAACTGTTAAGCGTTTTGCTATGCCAGATAAGAACGATGAGTATCTATTCTACCAAACCCTCGTGGGAGCTTTTCCATTTTTTGAACGCGAATATGGAGACTGTGTTGAACGTGTAAAAGATTATGTACTGAAAGCCATTAGAGAAGCAAAAGTTTACACGGCGTGGTTGCGGCAAAATAGCGCTTATGAAGATGCGTTCGTTGATTTCGTCAAATCTGTTTTAGAACTATCCGAAAACAATTCTTTTTTAAAGGAATTTACTCCTTTTCAACAGCGGGTTGCTTTCTACGGCATTTTTAACTCGCTCTCTCAAGTCTTGTTAAAAATCACCTCTCCCGGAATCCCAGATTTCTATCAAGGAACTGAATTGTGGGATTTCAGTCTTGTCGATCCCGATAACCGACGCCCGGTTGACTTTGAAATTCGACAATCTTATCTCAAAACTATTCAGGAACAAACTAAGACAGATGTTCTGAAATTGATAGAACAACTACTATCAACAAAAGAAGATGCTAGAATCAAACTGTTCCTAATTGTTCAAGCTTTAAAAGCAAGAACAGAGAATATAGATGTTTTCAATGCAGGGAATTATTTACCTTTAGAAGTGAGTGGTAAGTTCCAAGAGCATATAGTTGCTTTTGCTAGAAGTCAAGGTCACAAAACAATTATTACCATTGCTCCCCGCTTCTTCACTCGCTTGATTCAACCAGGTGAATACCCACTCGGACAACAAATTTGGCAAGATACTTCTCTCAAATTACCCTCAGGAACACCATCAACATGGAAAGACGCCATTACAGGTCAAACAGTTCAAGCCAGCGATACAGTACTTGTTGGTGAAACGCTAAAACATTTTCCCGTCGCATTACTCGTGAGCCAAAGCTGA
- a CDS encoding glycosyltransferase — protein MSHFGVICPPFAGHLNPLAALGRELQLRGHCVTFLQLPDTELKVRSEGLNFYPIGHSTYQPGELAETLAQLGKLSGIEALRFSVDFCQRITSIICQYAPTAIEAMGIDALLVDQLEPAGEAVAEFLGIPFISVCCAQAIHRRSDVPPFFTPWNYQNAWWARLRNQATYQILDRSSQPILQVLNEYRQKWKLQVNRKLYASRATLAQISQQPAAFDFPCKDLPKYFHYISPFRNQSPHQVSFPFEKLTGQPLIYASLGSMQNTKQDIFECIATACQELDVQLAIAFGSKINKQTVQKLPGSPIVVEYAPQLEVLAKASLTITHGGLNTVLDSLSHGVPLVAIPITYEQPGNAARIKWTGTGEVVSLSCLSSLRLRQTIQRVLTEGFYIDNALKLKESIRKAGGVKRAADIVEQAIQLPSPEMPQVLQTVG, from the coding sequence ATGTCTCACTTTGGCGTTATTTGCCCGCCTTTTGCAGGTCACCTAAATCCTTTAGCAGCTTTAGGAAGAGAATTACAATTACGGGGGCATTGTGTTACCTTTTTACAACTTCCCGATACAGAGCTAAAAGTGCGATCGGAAGGGTTAAATTTTTATCCAATTGGACATTCTACTTATCAACCAGGAGAACTGGCTGAAACTTTGGCACAGTTAGGTAAATTAAGCGGTATAGAAGCTTTACGTTTTTCAGTAGATTTTTGTCAGCGTATTACCTCTATCATTTGTCAGTATGCACCGACTGCTATTGAAGCAATGGGAATTGATGCACTGCTTGTAGATCAATTGGAACCTGCGGGTGAAGCCGTTGCTGAGTTCCTTGGTATTCCTTTTATCTCTGTCTGTTGCGCTCAAGCCATTCACCGCCGATCTGATGTTCCCCCTTTTTTCACTCCTTGGAACTACCAGAACGCTTGGTGGGCAAGGCTCCGCAATCAAGCGACTTATCAAATACTCGATCGCAGCTCTCAACCAATTTTACAAGTTTTAAATGAATATCGCCAAAAGTGGAAGTTACAAGTGAATCGCAAGTTATATGCTTCGCGAGCCACACTTGCCCAAATTAGCCAACAACCTGCTGCTTTTGATTTCCCCTGCAAAGATTTACCAAAGTACTTTCATTACATTAGCCCATTTCGCAACCAATCACCGCATCAGGTTTCCTTTCCGTTTGAAAAGTTAACCGGACAACCGTTAATTTATGCTTCCCTTGGAAGTATGCAAAACACCAAACAAGACATTTTTGAATGCATTGCGACTGCTTGTCAAGAACTTGACGTGCAGTTAGCGATCGCCTTTGGAAGTAAAATTAACAAACAAACAGTTCAAAAACTACCTGGTTCTCCAATAGTTGTAGAATATGCTCCTCAACTGGAAGTTCTTGCTAAAGCCAGTTTAACTATTACCCACGGGGGTCTTAACACTGTTCTTGATTCCCTCAGCCATGGAGTTCCTTTGGTAGCTATTCCAATTACTTACGAACAACCGGGGAATGCGGCTCGAATTAAATGGACGGGTACCGGAGAAGTAGTTTCCTTATCTTGCTTGAGTAGTTTGAGGTTGAGACAAACAATTCAACGGGTACTTACGGAAGGCTTTTACATTGACAATGCATTGAAACTAAAAGAATCGATCCGTAAAGCGGGGGGTGTGAAACGAGCTGCTGACATTGTTGAGCAAGCAATACAACTGCCTAGTCCAGAAATGCCTCAAGTTTTACAAACAGTTGGTTGA
- a CDS encoding alkene reductase, whose product MSTDTNLFSPIQLGPITLPNRIVMAPMTRLRAGDGGVPIPANATYYSQRASAGLIITECTMISRQSQGYMNCPGIYSPDQVEGWRLVTDTVHKQGGRIFLQLWHCGRISHPSLQEEGKLPVAPSAIPAEGQLHTPNGKESMVAPHALEIHEIQGVIEDFRKAAENALAAGFDGVELHGAFGYLIDQFLQDGSNHRTDEYGGSVENRARFLLEVVEAVASVWGGNRVGIKLSPSNTYYSMVDSNPKATFGYTIDALNRFGLAYIHLMEPEAKDLATRDVLCPVAPTFRPIYQGTLIANGGFTKESGNAILAEGNADLVSFGKPFLANPDLPKRFELDVPLNSPNPKTFYGQGSHQPEVGYTDYPFLGDRAA is encoded by the coding sequence GTGAGTACTGATACAAATCTCTTTTCACCCATTCAATTAGGACCCATAACACTCCCCAATCGAATTGTTATGGCACCCATGACACGGTTGCGTGCTGGAGATGGGGGAGTACCAATTCCCGCCAACGCCACGTACTACAGCCAACGAGCATCTGCGGGATTAATTATTACAGAGTGTACGATGATTTCGCGCCAGAGCCAAGGGTATATGAACTGTCCGGGTATTTATTCTCCAGACCAAGTAGAAGGATGGCGATTGGTAACAGACACCGTACACAAGCAGGGAGGACGAATATTCTTACAACTTTGGCACTGCGGGCGTATTTCCCATCCCTCATTACAAGAAGAAGGAAAATTACCTGTTGCTCCAAGTGCAATACCAGCTGAAGGTCAACTGCATACTCCCAATGGGAAAGAATCAATGGTTGCACCCCATGCTTTAGAAATCCATGAAATTCAAGGAGTTATTGAAGATTTCCGCAAAGCAGCAGAGAATGCGCTTGCAGCCGGATTTGATGGTGTAGAGTTACATGGAGCTTTTGGTTATCTCATTGACCAGTTTCTCCAAGATGGTAGCAACCATCGTACTGATGAGTATGGCGGCTCAGTAGAGAATCGTGCCAGATTTCTTCTAGAAGTTGTTGAGGCTGTTGCTAGTGTCTGGGGAGGAAATCGAGTGGGAATTAAACTCTCACCCAGCAACACCTATTACAGCATGGTTGACTCCAACCCTAAAGCCACTTTTGGTTACACCATTGATGCACTCAACCGTTTTGGTTTAGCGTACATCCATCTCATGGAGCCTGAAGCAAAAGATTTAGCAACCCGTGATGTCTTATGCCCTGTTGCTCCAACTTTCCGCCCCATCTATCAAGGCACATTAATTGCGAATGGTGGTTTTACCAAAGAATCGGGAAATGCAATTTTAGCAGAAGGTAATGCAGATCTTGTCTCTTTTGGCAAACCATTCTTAGCAAATCCAGATCTACCGAAACGCTTTGAGTTAGATGTTCCATTGAACTCACCCAATCCTAAAACGTTTTACGGTCAAGGTAGCCATCAACCTGAGGTGGGTTACACTGATTATCCATTTCTTGGCGATCGCGCTGCTTAA
- a CDS encoding mechanosensitive ion channel domain-containing protein, translating into MQFLENLNQLVSAPLFKAGNEAISLFWILKLILGLLGVFVVTNLLKRLLSDRILIRFKLSQGNREAISTLISYSAGALGFLIVLSVNGLDVASLSVVIGGLGVGIGFGLQDLTKNLVSGLTLLLEGKLQVGDYIEFNGVSGYIKEIAIRSTIIRTFDGGDIVVPNSNLVGNQVLNWSYKNFTGKIRLEVGVAYDSDPIIVAETLLNSAYMEPSVLYEPPPKVIFKGFGDSSLNFELWVWLSRIDEGISVRSALNYIIEHNFRQIGIKIPFPQRSLWLHNLDLPSSKTDSEIHNGLKTNVSTTAKIPQFVSIRHLLKEVPYFQQTPDLYLRRVIEAGYRKMLSASEILFHEGDMAASVYIVLLGTIEVFSVSLDKRIKVYSTGEFFGETPIMLGVPYLATARAIGETSVFVISKSNFEKLLQTCPKLAEILAQELSKEQEEYSGLRQQLQDLGILNMNEQHHNFIAWVQTRLKQLFNAS; encoded by the coding sequence ATGCAATTTCTAGAGAATCTCAACCAATTAGTCAGCGCTCCTCTGTTTAAGGCTGGTAATGAAGCTATATCGCTATTTTGGATACTAAAACTGATTCTGGGGTTACTGGGCGTTTTTGTCGTCACAAACCTGCTGAAACGGTTACTTAGCGATCGCATCTTAATTCGCTTCAAACTCAGCCAAGGGAATAGAGAAGCGATATCAACTTTAATCAGTTATAGTGCTGGGGCTTTAGGTTTTTTGATTGTACTGTCTGTCAACGGTCTTGATGTAGCTTCTCTTTCAGTCGTGATCGGAGGATTAGGGGTAGGAATTGGCTTTGGACTTCAGGATTTAACCAAAAATTTGGTAAGCGGACTGACATTATTACTTGAGGGTAAGCTACAAGTTGGCGATTATATTGAATTTAATGGGGTGTCAGGATATATCAAGGAAATTGCAATACGCTCCACAATTATTCGCACCTTTGATGGTGGCGATATTGTAGTTCCTAATAGCAACTTAGTTGGAAATCAAGTACTCAATTGGAGCTATAAAAATTTTACAGGAAAAATTCGTCTAGAAGTTGGTGTTGCCTACGATAGCGATCCCATTATAGTTGCAGAAACGTTGTTAAATTCCGCCTACATGGAGCCATCTGTCTTGTATGAGCCGCCACCTAAGGTCATTTTCAAAGGGTTTGGAGATAGTTCGTTAAATTTTGAATTGTGGGTATGGCTGAGTCGAATTGATGAAGGAATTTCAGTACGAAGCGCCTTAAACTATATTATTGAACACAACTTTCGTCAAATAGGTATTAAAATTCCATTTCCTCAAAGATCTTTGTGGCTCCACAATCTAGATTTACCATCTTCAAAAACTGATTCAGAAATTCACAATGGTTTAAAAACAAATGTGTCTACAACTGCTAAGATACCTCAATTTGTTTCCATTCGGCATTTGCTTAAGGAAGTTCCTTATTTCCAGCAGACTCCAGATCTTTATTTAAGGAGAGTTATTGAAGCAGGCTATCGTAAAATGTTATCAGCCTCAGAAATCTTGTTTCATGAAGGTGATATGGCTGCGTCTGTGTATATAGTTCTTTTAGGTACCATTGAAGTTTTTTCTGTTAGTCTGGATAAACGGATTAAGGTTTATTCTACTGGAGAATTTTTTGGAGAAACTCCGATTATGCTGGGCGTTCCTTATCTTGCAACAGCTCGTGCGATCGGCGAGACGAGTGTATTTGTGATTTCTAAAAGTAACTTTGAAAAACTTTTACAAACTTGTCCGAAATTAGCAGAAATATTAGCTCAAGAATTATCTAAGGAACAAGAAGAATATTCTGGCTTGCGCCAACAATTACAAGATTTGGGAATATTAAACATGAACGAGCAACATCACAACTTTATTGCTTGGGTACAAACGAGATTAAAACAGCTTTTTAATGCTTCTTAA